In Desulfuromonas acetexigens, the following proteins share a genomic window:
- a CDS encoding fatty acid CoA ligase family protein has protein sequence METKTTLTNIAAYLPEMARRHPLAPAVYFPQGKDRRARVAYTHYTFAQLDRESNRIACGLEAVGIRRGTRTVLMVPPSLDFFALTFALFKVGAVPVLVDPGMGVKNLKACLAEAEPEAFIGIAKAHVARQLFGWSKESLRILLTVGRRLGWGGKSLADFDAYPTDYAMAATAPEETAAILFTSGSTGVPKGAIYSHGNFLAQVEMLRSLYGIEPGEIDLPTFPLFALFAPALGMTSVIPDMDFTRPGSVDPRKIVAAIESFGVTGMFGSPALINRVGRYGQAQGTRLPSLRRVISAGAPVPAQVLERFAGMLDDTARIHTPYGATEALPVCSIDHREILDRTRALTDQGRGVCVGRPVPGIAVEVIAIDDGPIAGWDESLKVADGVIGEIVVKGPQVTTAYVNRPESTDLAKIADPEGGFYHRMGDLGYRDAEGRLWFCGRKAHRVVTQDATLFTIPCEAIFNTHPQVFRSALVGIGEQGQQRPVICIELEKGVTKSEHPRLRRELLELGARHELTAGIRDLLFHPAFPVDIRHNAKIFREKLAVWAQEQRK, from the coding sequence ATGGAAACAAAAACAACGCTGACCAACATTGCCGCCTATCTGCCGGAGATGGCCCGTCGCCACCCCTTGGCTCCGGCGGTTTACTTTCCCCAAGGCAAGGACCGGCGCGCCCGGGTCGCCTATACCCACTACACCTTCGCTCAACTCGACCGCGAGAGCAACCGTATCGCCTGCGGTCTGGAAGCCGTCGGTATCCGTCGGGGGACGCGAACGGTGCTGATGGTGCCGCCGAGCCTCGACTTCTTCGCCCTGACCTTCGCCCTCTTCAAGGTCGGCGCGGTGCCGGTGCTGGTCGATCCCGGCATGGGGGTAAAAAATCTCAAAGCCTGTCTCGCCGAGGCCGAACCGGAAGCCTTCATCGGCATCGCCAAAGCCCACGTCGCCCGACAACTTTTCGGCTGGAGCAAGGAGAGCTTACGGATTCTGCTCACCGTCGGCCGCCGCCTCGGCTGGGGAGGAAAATCCCTGGCCGATTTTGACGCCTATCCGACCGATTACGCCATGGCTGCCACCGCCCCCGAGGAAACGGCCGCCATCCTCTTCACCAGCGGCAGCACCGGCGTTCCCAAGGGAGCGATTTACAGCCACGGCAATTTTCTCGCCCAGGTCGAGATGCTGCGCAGCCTTTACGGTATCGAACCGGGTGAAATCGACCTGCCCACCTTCCCCCTTTTCGCCCTTTTTGCTCCCGCCCTGGGGATGACTTCGGTGATCCCCGACATGGATTTTACCCGCCCCGGCTCCGTCGATCCCCGCAAGATCGTCGCCGCCATCGAGAGTTTCGGCGTCACCGGCATGTTCGGCTCGCCCGCGCTCATCAACCGCGTCGGCCGTTACGGCCAGGCCCAGGGTACCCGCCTGCCGAGCCTGCGCCGGGTGATTTCTGCCGGTGCCCCGGTGCCGGCGCAGGTGCTGGAACGCTTCGCGGGCATGCTCGACGATACCGCCCGCATTCATACCCCCTACGGCGCCACCGAAGCCCTGCCGGTCTGTTCCATCGACCACCGGGAAATTCTCGACCGGACCCGGGCGCTCACCGACCAGGGGCGCGGCGTCTGCGTCGGCCGACCGGTTCCGGGGATCGCGGTGGAAGTCATCGCCATCGACGACGGCCCCATCGCCGGCTGGGACGAGTCCCTCAAAGTCGCAGACGGCGTCATTGGCGAAATCGTCGTCAAGGGGCCACAGGTCACCACCGCTTACGTCAACCGCCCCGAATCGACGGATCTGGCCAAGATCGCCGATCCGGAGGGCGGTTTCTATCACCGCATGGGCGATCTCGGCTATCGCGATGCAGAGGGACGCCTCTGGTTCTGCGGCCGCAAAGCGCACCGGGTGGTCACCCAGGATGCGACCCTCTTTACCATCCCCTGCGAGGCGATCTTCAACACCCATCCCCAGGTCTTCCGCTCGGCGCTGGTCGGCATCGGCGAACAGGGGCAGCAACGGCCGGTGATCTGTATCGAGTTGGAAAAGGGCGTGACGAAGAGCGAACACCCGCGCCTGCGCCGGGAGCTGCTGGAACTTGGCGCCCGTCACGAGCTCACCGCCGGCATTCGCGATTTGCTCTTTCATCCCGCTTTCCCGGTCGACATTCGCCATAACGCCAAGATTTTCCGGGAAAAACTAGCGGTCTGGGCGCAGGAGCAACGAAAATGA
- a CDS encoding alpha/beta fold hydrolase, translating into MVMQAYYPFKSHFFDLDGLKYHYLDEGKGDPVVMLHGNPSWSFYYRELVRELRDGYRTIVPDHIGCGLSDKPADSYYSFTLKQRVDDLERLLDHLGIHERITLVLHDWGGMIGMAYASRHPERIARLVILNTAAFHLPKGKKFPLALKICRDTQFGAFLVQTFNAFARAAARVGCKRKPMNAELRRAYCSPYDNWHNRLATLRFVQDIPLTPGDPSYALVSEVDAGLHRFADLPTAIFWGEKDFVFDRVFRDEWTRRFPKAELHSYPDVGHYVLEDAGEEIIPLIRRFLTNHPLPTVPKWKQKQR; encoded by the coding sequence ATGGTGATGCAGGCCTACTATCCCTTTAAAAGTCACTTCTTCGATCTCGACGGTCTCAAATACCACTACCTCGACGAGGGCAAGGGCGACCCGGTCGTCATGCTGCACGGCAACCCGAGCTGGTCCTTCTACTATCGGGAGTTGGTGCGGGAACTGCGCGACGGCTACCGCACCATCGTCCCCGACCACATCGGCTGCGGCCTGTCGGACAAGCCGGCCGATTCCTACTATTCCTTCACCCTCAAGCAGCGGGTGGACGATCTCGAACGGCTCCTCGACCACCTCGGCATTCACGAGCGCATCACCTTGGTGCTGCACGACTGGGGGGGGATGATCGGCATGGCCTACGCCTCCCGCCATCCCGAACGCATCGCCCGGCTGGTGATTCTCAATACCGCCGCCTTTCACCTGCCGAAAGGGAAGAAATTCCCCTTGGCGCTAAAAATCTGCCGGGATACCCAGTTCGGCGCCTTTCTCGTGCAGACCTTCAACGCCTTCGCCCGGGCCGCCGCCCGGGTCGGCTGCAAGCGCAAACCGATGAACGCCGAGCTGCGTCGCGCCTATTGCAGCCCCTACGACAACTGGCACAACCGCCTGGCAACCCTGCGCTTCGTCCAGGATATCCCCCTTACGCCCGGCGACCCCAGCTACGCTCTGGTCAGCGAAGTCGATGCCGGCCTGCACCGCTTCGCCGATTTACCGACGGCGATCTTCTGGGGGGAGAAGGATTTCGTCTTCGATCGGGTCTTCCGCGACGAATGGACGCGGCGCTTCCCCAAGGCCGAGCTCCATTCCTACCCCGACGTCGGCCATTATGTACTGGAAGATGCCGGCGAGGAGATCATCCCACTGATTCGCCGGTTTCTTACGAATCACCCCTTACCGACCGTTCCCAAATGGAAACAAAAACAACGCTGA
- a CDS encoding 3-oxoacyl-ACP synthase III — MRYSRVYIESVGYELAPIVVTSTELETRLKPMYAALHIAPGQLEALTGIRERRWWKPGARISQGAIAAAKKALQGRDISPQDIGALVYAGVCREHFEPATACQVAAALGIQGNTAVYDLSNACLGVLNGVLDIANRIELGQIRAGLVVACESSREINEIMIKRMLDKPSMQLFTTSLATLTGGSGAVAVLLTDGSFTSSRRPRLLGGVNIAEPQHHELCRWGLSTESPENHVPYMNTDAVAVMKYGVELGKKTWAAFMAELELSTERIDKVICHQVGEAHQKLILQTLGVSPEKDFTTFEFLGNMGTVSLPVTAAIAKERDFLIPGDIVGFLGIGSGLNCLMLGIQW; from the coding sequence ATGAGATATTCCCGCGTTTATATCGAATCGGTCGGCTACGAACTGGCGCCGATCGTCGTCACCTCAACGGAGCTGGAAACCCGGCTCAAGCCCATGTACGCCGCTCTGCATATCGCGCCGGGACAACTGGAAGCGCTGACCGGCATCCGCGAGCGCCGCTGGTGGAAACCAGGGGCTCGCATCTCCCAGGGGGCCATCGCCGCCGCGAAAAAAGCCCTGCAGGGGCGGGATATTTCGCCGCAGGATATCGGTGCCCTGGTCTACGCCGGTGTTTGCCGTGAGCATTTCGAGCCGGCCACCGCCTGTCAGGTCGCCGCCGCCCTCGGCATCCAGGGAAACACCGCCGTCTACGACCTCTCCAACGCCTGTCTCGGGGTGCTCAACGGGGTGCTCGACATCGCCAACCGCATCGAGCTCGGGCAGATTCGCGCCGGGTTGGTGGTCGCTTGCGAAAGCTCCCGGGAAATCAATGAAATCATGATCAAGCGGATGCTGGACAAGCCCTCCATGCAGCTCTTTACCACCTCGCTGGCGACCCTCACCGGCGGCTCCGGGGCGGTGGCGGTGCTCTTGACCGACGGTTCCTTCACGTCCTCGCGGCGGCCGCGCCTGCTTGGCGGCGTGAATATCGCCGAACCCCAGCATCATGAATTGTGCCGCTGGGGGCTCTCCACTGAATCACCGGAAAATCACGTCCCCTATATGAATACCGACGCCGTGGCGGTCATGAAGTACGGCGTAGAGTTGGGGAAAAAAACCTGGGCGGCCTTCATGGCCGAACTGGAACTGAGCACCGAGCGCATCGACAAGGTCATCTGCCATCAGGTCGGCGAAGCCCATCAGAAACTGATCCTGCAAACCCTGGGGGTCTCCCCCGAGAAGGATTTCACCACCTTCGAGTTTCTCGGCAACATGGGCACCGTCTCCCTGCCAGTCACGGCGGCCATCGCCAAGGAGCGTGATTTCCTCATCCCCGGCGACATCGTCGGCTTTTTAGGTATCGGCAGCGGTCTCAACTGTCTGATGCTGGGGATTCAATGGTGA
- a CDS encoding Bax inhibitor-1/YccA family protein yields MLDRNIPYESSPAIVAVNGFFPRVYGWMTAGLVLTALASALTLSSPTLLQAIFGNKMLFFGLMIAELALVIALSAAINRIGASTATLMFLLYSALNGVTFAAIFVVYTQSSIASTFLITAGTFAAMSLYGVATKRDLTGLGSFMFMGLVGIIIASLVNIFMQSAMITWVVSYVGVLVFVGLTAYDTQKLKRIGQQGFADGTSMQKAVILGALTLYLDFINLFLMLLRVLGDRR; encoded by the coding sequence ATGCTCGACCGCAACATCCCTTATGAAAGCAGTCCGGCGATCGTCGCCGTCAACGGGTTCTTCCCCCGCGTCTACGGCTGGATGACCGCCGGCCTGGTTCTGACCGCCCTCGCCTCGGCCCTGACCCTGTCGTCGCCGACCCTCCTCCAGGCGATCTTCGGCAACAAAATGCTCTTTTTCGGGCTGATGATCGCTGAACTGGCCCTGGTCATCGCCCTGTCGGCGGCCATCAACCGCATCGGCGCCTCGACCGCAACCTTGATGTTCCTGCTCTATTCGGCGCTGAACGGCGTCACCTTCGCCGCGATTTTCGTCGTTTATACGCAAAGCTCCATCGCCAGCACCTTTCTCATCACCGCCGGCACCTTCGCCGCCATGAGCCTCTACGGGGTGGCCACCAAGCGCGATCTCACCGGACTTGGCAGCTTCATGTTCATGGGTCTGGTCGGCATCATCATCGCCTCGCTGGTCAACATCTTCATGCAGAGCGCGATGATCACCTGGGTGGTGAGCTATGTTGGCGTGCTCGTCTTCGTCGGCCTCACCGCTTACGACACCCAAAAACTGAAGAGGATTGGCCAGCAGGGCTTCGCCGATGGCACCTCGATGCAAAAAGCCGTCATCCTCGGCGCGTTGACCCTGTATCTCGACTTTATCAACCTGTTCCTCATGCTGTTGCGCGTATTGGGAGACCGGCGTTAG
- a CDS encoding YicC/YloC family endoribonuclease yields MIASMTGYGKGQAEVDGLCLTVEIKTVNHRYGDVTVKSPRFLFAFENDIKKRVGEVLKRGKIDLFISQEAVSERGLAPALNRPLAAAYVKVFEEMRETFGLGGELSLALLASQKDVVTLREGDLDETALRQCLERALGTALDAVVKMRRAEGEATLVDMAERLRLLEEMLAEVEARAPQVPGEWLTKLEARLAKLKNDLDLDPQRLGQELAIYADRCDISEELTRFKSHLVQFRALFSQDEAVGRQMDFLVQELNREVNTMGSKSNDAELTRKVVAMKAELEKIREQVQNIE; encoded by the coding sequence ATGATTGCAAGTATGACCGGTTACGGCAAGGGACAGGCGGAGGTGGACGGCCTCTGTCTGACCGTGGAAATCAAGACGGTGAATCATCGCTACGGCGATGTGACGGTCAAGAGTCCGCGTTTTCTCTTTGCTTTCGAAAACGATATCAAAAAGCGCGTCGGCGAAGTTCTCAAGCGCGGCAAGATCGATCTCTTCATCAGCCAGGAAGCGGTTTCCGAACGGGGCCTCGCGCCGGCTCTGAATCGCCCGCTGGCGGCGGCCTACGTCAAGGTTTTCGAGGAAATGCGCGAGACTTTCGGGCTCGGCGGCGAACTCTCCCTGGCCTTACTCGCCTCCCAGAAGGATGTCGTCACTCTGCGTGAGGGGGATCTGGATGAAACCGCCTTGCGCCAGTGTCTGGAGCGAGCTCTCGGTACGGCGCTTGACGCGGTGGTGAAAATGCGTCGCGCCGAGGGGGAAGCGACCCTGGTGGATATGGCCGAGCGCTTGCGTCTGCTGGAAGAGATGCTGGCCGAGGTCGAGGCCCGTGCCCCCCAGGTTCCCGGGGAATGGCTGACCAAACTGGAAGCGCGCCTGGCCAAACTCAAAAACGATCTCGACCTCGATCCGCAACGTCTCGGCCAGGAATTGGCGATTTACGCCGACCGCTGCGATATCAGCGAAGAACTGACCCGGTTCAAGAGTCACCTGGTGCAGTTTCGCGCCCTCTTCAGTCAGGATGAGGCGGTAGGGCGACAGATGGATTTTCTGGTGCAGGAACTGAACCGCGAAGTCAACACCATGGGCTCTAAATCGAACGATGCCGAGTTGACTCGGAAGGTCGTGGCGATGAAGGCCGAACTGGAGAAAATTCGCGAGCAGGTTCAGAACATCGAATAG
- the gmk gene encoding guanylate kinase, with the protein MGNLFVVSAPSGAGKTSLCKEIVDFFPRLRHSVSYTTRPPRAGEVEGRDYHFVARDAFDRMAAAGRFAEWAEVHGNGYGTAIATLEEARSGGYDLLLEIDCQGAAQIKQNYRHGVFIFILPPSIDELRRRLEGRGTDSAEIIARRIENARGEILQAAWYDFLVVNDDFSRARDEFRAIILAENCRSARVLPTLPVEFGLAESL; encoded by the coding sequence GTGGGCAATCTTTTTGTCGTATCGGCCCCTTCGGGGGCGGGCAAGACCTCGTTATGCAAGGAGATCGTTGACTTCTTCCCGCGCTTGCGGCATTCTGTTTCCTACACGACGCGCCCGCCACGGGCAGGTGAAGTCGAGGGTCGGGATTATCATTTTGTCGCCCGGGACGCCTTTGATCGCATGGCGGCCGCCGGGCGCTTTGCCGAATGGGCTGAAGTCCACGGCAACGGCTACGGCACGGCTATCGCCACCCTTGAAGAAGCCCGATCCGGCGGTTATGATCTGCTTCTCGAAATCGATTGCCAGGGGGCAGCGCAGATCAAGCAGAACTATCGCCACGGGGTCTTCATCTTTATCCTTCCGCCCAGCATCGACGAGTTGCGTCGCCGCCTCGAAGGCCGCGGGACCGACAGCGCCGAAATCATCGCCCGGCGCATCGAGAACGCCCGCGGGGAGATCCTGCAAGCGGCCTGGTACGATTTTCTGGTTGTCAACGATGACTTTTCCCGCGCCCGGGATGAATTCAGGGCGATCATCCTCGCCGAGAACTGTCGTTCGGCGCGGGTTCTTCCCACCCTGCCGGTCGAATTCGGCTTGGCGGAATCGCTGTGA
- the rpoZ gene encoding DNA-directed RNA polymerase subunit omega, whose product MARITVEDCLRQIPNRFLLAMVAAKRAKQLYKGGQPLIENKANNKKIVLALREVAAGKVEFEIPSRKKP is encoded by the coding sequence ATGGCCCGTATTACCGTAGAAGATTGCCTGCGCCAGATTCCCAATCGCTTTCTGCTGGCAATGGTCGCCGCCAAGCGCGCTAAACAGCTGTACAAGGGTGGGCAACCCCTGATCGAGAACAAAGCGAACAACAAAAAGATCGTTCTGGCGCTGCGGGAAGTCGCCGCCGGCAAGGTCGAATTTGAAATTCCATCCCGCAAGAAACCGTAA
- a CDS encoding RelA/SpoT family protein codes for MIRLDDILDKIQAYNPGADLDAVRKAYVYSAKVHQGQTRLSGEPYLTHPMEVAYILAQLKMDVPTIVTGLLHDTLEDTLTTNDELRGIFGDEVADLADGVTKLSKMTFRTREERQAESFRKMLLAMARDIRVILIKLADRLHNMRTLGFQPEERRQKIAQETLDIYAPLANRLGISWLKGELEDLSFSFLEPEAYANLRGQVSEKEKAREGYIEEVQGLIREKLVEQGIQGSVSGRAKHLYSIHKKLVRQGGDLDQIYDLIAFRVIVDNIRECYAVLGIIHSVWKPIPGRFKDYIAMPKANMYQSLHTTVIGPHGDRMEVQIRTEEMHQIAEEGIAAHWKYKEGRAGALANRDDNRFRWLRQLLEWQQEVKDSREFMDSVKIDLFPEEVYVFTPNGDVKELPKGSTPIDFAYSIHTDVGSRCVGAKVNGKLVPLKTTLKNGDRVEVMTSPTQTPSKDWLAFVRTSKARNKIRSWVQQELREKSVEMGRSLLEKELRKYDTSFKRMLASDDLLHAAEELGFRQVDDLIASVGYGKVPIGQVISRVVPQEKLRAERPKPEKSGDRSPKKASSAIRIDGVEDILVRFAKCCSPLPGDPVIGFITRGRGVTVHALDCPHVQELDPERRVEIEWDLKKKATRPVRIRVHCVNQKGMLTGITGAITNSEANITSANVHSTPDGQGVNIFEIDVQDLDHLNRVTQAILRIKGVFKVERMRH; via the coding sequence ATGATTCGACTGGACGATATCCTCGATAAAATTCAAGCCTACAACCCCGGTGCCGACCTCGACGCGGTGCGCAAGGCTTACGTCTACAGCGCCAAGGTGCATCAGGGACAGACCCGCCTTTCCGGAGAGCCCTACCTGACCCACCCGATGGAGGTGGCCTACATCCTCGCCCAACTCAAGATGGATGTGCCGACCATCGTCACCGGCCTGTTGCACGACACCCTTGAGGACACCCTCACCACCAATGACGAGCTGCGGGGCATTTTCGGCGACGAAGTGGCTGACCTCGCCGACGGTGTCACCAAGCTCAGCAAGATGACCTTCCGCACCCGGGAAGAGCGTCAGGCCGAGAGCTTTCGCAAGATGCTGCTGGCCATGGCCCGGGATATCCGCGTCATCCTCATCAAGCTTGCCGACCGCCTGCACAATATGCGCACCCTCGGCTTTCAGCCCGAGGAACGCCGGCAGAAAATCGCTCAGGAAACCCTCGACATCTACGCCCCCCTCGCCAATCGTCTCGGTATCAGCTGGCTCAAAGGGGAACTGGAAGATCTCTCTTTCTCCTTCCTTGAGCCCGAGGCCTACGCCAATCTGCGCGGTCAGGTGAGTGAAAAGGAGAAGGCGCGGGAGGGCTATATCGAGGAAGTACAGGGGCTGATCCGGGAAAAACTTGTCGAACAAGGGATTCAAGGGAGTGTCTCGGGCCGGGCCAAACACCTCTATTCCATCCACAAGAAGCTGGTGCGGCAGGGGGGGGATCTCGATCAGATCTACGATCTCATCGCCTTTCGGGTGATCGTCGACAATATCCGCGAGTGCTACGCCGTGCTCGGCATCATCCATTCGGTATGGAAGCCGATTCCCGGACGTTTCAAGGACTACATCGCCATGCCCAAGGCGAATATGTACCAGTCCTTGCATACCACCGTGATTGGCCCCCATGGCGACCGCATGGAAGTGCAAATTCGTACCGAGGAGATGCACCAGATCGCCGAGGAGGGGATCGCCGCCCACTGGAAATATAAGGAGGGTCGCGCCGGGGCTCTGGCCAACCGCGACGACAACCGCTTCCGCTGGCTGCGCCAGCTGCTCGAATGGCAGCAGGAAGTCAAAGATTCCCGGGAGTTCATGGATTCGGTCAAGATCGATCTCTTCCCCGAGGAGGTCTACGTCTTCACCCCCAACGGCGACGTCAAAGAATTACCCAAGGGCTCGACCCCCATCGATTTCGCCTACAGCATCCATACCGATGTCGGCAGCCGCTGTGTCGGGGCCAAGGTCAACGGCAAGCTCGTTCCCCTGAAGACGACTCTAAAAAACGGCGACAGGGTCGAGGTCATGACCTCGCCGACGCAGACGCCGAGCAAGGACTGGCTCGCTTTTGTGCGCACCTCCAAGGCGCGCAACAAGATCCGCAGCTGGGTTCAGCAGGAATTGCGCGAAAAGAGCGTCGAGATGGGCCGCAGCTTGCTGGAAAAAGAGCTGCGCAAGTACGACACCAGTTTCAAACGCATGCTGGCCTCCGACGATCTGCTCCATGCCGCCGAGGAGCTCGGTTTTCGGCAGGTGGACGATCTCATCGCTTCCGTCGGTTATGGCAAGGTTCCCATCGGGCAGGTCATCAGTCGTGTCGTCCCCCAGGAAAAACTGCGGGCTGAACGTCCCAAGCCGGAAAAGAGCGGCGACCGCTCCCCGAAAAAGGCCTCCAGCGCCATTCGCATCGACGGCGTCGAGGATATTCTGGTGCGTTTCGCCAAATGCTGCAGCCCGCTGCCGGGGGATCCGGTGATCGGTTTCATCACGCGCGGGCGCGGCGTCACCGTCCATGCCCTCGATTGTCCCCACGTTCAGGAGCTCGATCCCGAGCGGCGGGTTGAGATCGAGTGGGATCTCAAGAAAAAAGCGACCCGCCCGGTACGCATTCGGGTTCACTGCGTCAACCAGAAGGGGATGCTCACCGGCATCACCGGGGCGATCACCAACAGTGAGGCCAACATCACCAGCGCCAATGTTCACTCCACCCCCGATGGCCAAGGGGTCAATATCTTCGAGATCGACGTGCAGGATCTCGATCACCTCAATCGGGTGACGCAGGCGATTCTCAGGATCAAGGGGGTCTTTAAAGTGGAGCGGATGCGTCACTGA
- a CDS encoding RidA family protein translates to MSIEKISTTAAPAAIGPYSQGVRAGEYVFFSGQIPLDPATGEMVAGGIEAQAQQVLTNMEGALAAAGLNFAQVLKTTIFLTDLKDFALVNEIYGARFSGIYPARSTVQVAALPKGAAIEIEWVAYSGE, encoded by the coding sequence ATGAGCATCGAAAAGATATCGACTACGGCGGCTCCGGCGGCCATCGGTCCCTATTCACAGGGAGTGCGGGCGGGGGAGTACGTCTTTTTTTCCGGGCAGATTCCTCTCGACCCGGCGACCGGCGAGATGGTTGCCGGGGGGATTGAAGCCCAGGCCCAGCAGGTACTGACCAATATGGAAGGGGCTTTGGCGGCAGCGGGGCTGAATTTCGCCCAGGTGTTGAAGACCACCATCTTTCTCACCGACCTCAAGGATTTCGCCTTGGTCAATGAAATCTATGGGGCGCGGTTTTCCGGCATCTATCCGGCGCGCTCCACGGTCCAGGTCGCGGCCTTGCCGAAAGGGGCGGCGATCGAAATAGAGTGGGTGGCTTATAGCGGAGAATAA
- the rpmB gene encoding 50S ribosomal protein L28: MARICEICGKKPSTGNNVSHAHNKTRKVWYPNLQKVKALHQGTVRSIKVCTRCIRSGAVVKAL, encoded by the coding sequence ATGGCGAGAATCTGTGAAATCTGTGGGAAGAAACCGTCGACTGGCAACAATGTCAGCCATGCTCATAACAAAACCCGTAAGGTCTGGTACCCCAACCTGCAGAAGGTTAAGGCCTTGCATCAGGGGACGGTCCGCTCCATCAAGGTCTGCACCCGCTGTATTCGCTCGGGCGCGGTGGTCAAAGCTCTCTAA
- a CDS encoding DUF523 domain-containing protein — translation MSGPTGLPQPSQEEPLISPDKQPPLRPVLVSACLLGLATRYDGHSKTNAQVLDYLHSRNLLPIPVCPEQLGGLATPRPPARFHAGDGEGLWLEQGELVNQEGESMNAAFMRGAEETLRIARLTGCRTAILKERSPSCSVHRIHRREGLTAGSGVAAALLRQAGLTLISDEDL, via the coding sequence GTGAGCGGCCCGACAGGCCTTCCCCAACCGTCCCAGGAAGAACCCCTCATTTCGCCGGATAAGCAACCCCCGCTGCGTCCGGTTCTGGTCAGCGCCTGTCTGCTCGGCCTCGCCACCCGCTATGACGGCCACAGCAAGACCAACGCCCAGGTGCTTGATTATCTCCACAGCCGCAACCTGCTGCCGATTCCGGTCTGTCCCGAGCAGTTGGGCGGACTTGCCACCCCCCGTCCCCCGGCCCGATTTCATGCGGGGGACGGCGAAGGACTGTGGCTGGAACAAGGGGAACTGGTCAATCAGGAGGGGGAATCGATGAACGCGGCTTTCATGCGCGGCGCCGAGGAGACCCTGCGCATCGCCCGACTGACTGGCTGTCGCACGGCGATCCTCAAAGAACGCAGCCCTTCCTGCAGCGTCCATCGGATTCATCGCCGAGAGGGCCTGACCGCCGGCTCCGGCGTCGCTGCCGCCTTGCTGCGCCAGGCCGGGCTGACCCTGATCAGCGACGAAGACTTGTAA
- the purN gene encoding phosphoribosylglycinamide formyltransferase → MSKKLRIGALASGGGTNLQAIIDHCRDGKLDAEIVLVISNNPDAGALERASRAGIAVRCIDHRQFAGREAFDAALVQALREAEVDLVILAGFMRIITPVFVDAFPHRIMNIHPALLPAFPGLHVQRKALEYGVRFAGCTVHFVDTGTDTGPIIIQAVVPVHDDDSEETLSARILEQEHQIYPRAIQLFAEGRLRVEGRRVLVDRSAPPTGSLINP, encoded by the coding sequence GTGAGCAAAAAACTGCGTATCGGCGCTCTCGCCTCCGGTGGGGGAACCAATCTCCAGGCAATTATCGACCACTGCCGGGACGGCAAACTCGACGCCGAAATCGTCCTGGTCATCAGCAACAACCCTGACGCCGGTGCCCTGGAACGAGCCAGCCGGGCCGGTATCGCCGTTCGCTGCATCGATCATCGCCAGTTCGCCGGCCGCGAGGCCTTCGATGCCGCGCTGGTTCAGGCCCTGCGGGAAGCCGAAGTCGATCTCGTGATCCTGGCGGGCTTCATGCGCATCATTACCCCGGTCTTCGTCGATGCTTTCCCCCACCGCATCATGAATATCCATCCCGCCCTGCTCCCGGCTTTCCCCGGCCTGCATGTCCAACGCAAGGCCCTGGAATACGGTGTCCGTTTCGCCGGTTGCACGGTTCATTTCGTCGATACCGGCACCGACACCGGCCCGATCATCATCCAGGCGGTGGTGCCGGTGCATGACGACGACAGCGAAGAGACCCTTTCGGCGCGTATTCTCGAACAGGAACACCAGATCTACCCCCGCGCCATCCAGCTCTTCGCCGAAGGGCGTCTGCGCGTGGAAGGCCGCCGCGTTCTGGTCGATCGCTCGGCGCCCCCCACCGGTAGCCTGATCAATCCGTGA